CTATTATGCTTGACAGCAATACCGGTTAACGACCATTCAATATGGCCTTCCACAACTAACAGAACAAAAACCTCTGTTACCGCACTACCCACGCTTTCCTATTGCAGTCCGGCTTAGCATTAAAGGAAGCGATATGAACAGCAAACTGAACCCAATTACGATTGCCTTGCTTGGCGTAGTGTATAGCGCACAAAGCTTCGCAGAAACCAGCCTAAACGATATCACCATTGGCGCAGACTTATTTGAAAGTACTCAACAAGACATGCCTGCCAGTGTCGAAGTCCTGACTCAGGATGAACTGCAAGACCAAGGTGCCAACCACTTTGACGATGTTTTACTAAAGACCCCAAATGTAAACTTTTCTGGGCAAAGCTCACGTGCTCGTCATATACAAATTCGCGGCATGGGTGAACGAGATGAATATACCGGCGCACCGAACTCAAGCGTCGGTTTCGCCGTAGATGATATCGACTTTTCCGGAATCGGCATGACTGGAAATGTATTTGACACCAAACAAGTTGAGGTTTTACGCGGCCCGCAAAACACGCGTTATGGACAAAGTGCGATTGGCGGTCTGATTAATATCCAGACTAATGACCCGACGCCATATCGTGAGAGCATGATTGAAGCCAGCGCGGGTGATGATAGCCTGCGTGAATTCGGCTTAATGACCAGCGGCCCAATTAACAATGAAAAGGATGCGGCCCAATACCGTTTTGTTATGTTTAAGCATCAAAGCGACGGCTTCCGCCACAATGAAACTTTAGGTCGCAGCGACACTAACGGTCGAGATGAACTGACATTACGCGGTAAACTGCGCTTATTCCCAAACCAGCATACAACGGTCGATATCACCGCTTTGCATGCTGATTTAAACAATGGTTATGATGCCTGGGCACGTGATAACAGCTTTACCACGCTTACTAACCAACCAGGTGAAGACGACCAACTATCCAATGCCGCCTCTGTCAAAGTGGTTTCAACAGCTAACCCAAATTTTGTGCTGACCAGCAAAACCGCTATAGCCGGTTCTACAATGCGTTATAGCTATGATGAAGACTGGACTGCAGCATTAAGCGGCACCTACCTGAACGATAAAACACGTCAAACTTACAGCCAAGAACTGCGCTTCAGCTCAACCGAAACTTCTAAGATCGGCGGAAATACTGATTGGCTGGCAGGGCTTTATGCCTCAAAACTTGATGAAAAGAACCAAACAGAATATTGGGGAAGTTCATCAACTGATTTTTCTATCACCAAACTTTCCGGTTTTGGTCAACTTGATGTGGCTATCAACGATAAAACGACTGTCAGCACCAGCTTGCGAGTTGAAAACAACAACAACGCCTTTAGCAACAGTAATGGTGAATACTACGCGCCAAATGAAACGCTTTGGGGTGCAAGCCTAAGTTACAGCCACCGTTATAATGATAAATATAGCGCTTACACTAGCGTGACTCGTGGTTTTAAAGCCGGTGGTTTCAACCCAGGTCAGCCAAGCGGTACGCCAAGCCAATACTTGAGTTATGATGCAGAAACACTGATTAACTATGAAATCGGTTTAAAATCGCACTTCGCTGCTATCGGCTTAAACAGCAATATCACTGCATTCTATATGGATCGTCATAATCCGCAGATTGACGGTTATACCTATGATCCTAACTCCGGAACTAATTGGGTGTTCTATACCGAAAACTTTGACAGCGCATCCAGCTACGGAATTGAAGCCGACTTTAACTGGCAGGTAAGCGAACGCTTCACAACTTTCGGTTCAATGGGCTTGATGCAAACCGATGTCAACGGCACCCCATTAAACAGCGGATTTAGCATCAGTAATCGAGCATTGCCACATAGCCCGAATTATCAAATCAATTTAGGTGCTAAATATCGCAGCAGCCAAGGCTTCTACGCTCAGGCCGACATCACCGCTGTAGACAAGTTCTATTTTGACACCACACACAACGATCAATCTAATGCCTATAAAGTCGTTAATGCACGCATTGGTTATGAAGCAAATGATTATGAAGTTTATCTATGGGCGAAAAACCTGACGGATGAACGTTATGCAACACGTGGTTTCTATTTTGACTTTAACGCACCTTATACCAATCCATCAGAATATGAACGTTTAGGCGACCCTCGACAAATCGGCCTGACTGCGCGAGTATATTTCTAATTGAAGGCATCGGGGCTTTGATTGAAACCCCGCTCTTATAACTTATGCCACACTTTGCATTATTAAGATGTGGCAAACGACAAGGAATACATTATGAAAGTCTCTGTTGATATCAGTATGTATCCGTTGATTGACGACTATTGTCAGCCGATTATCGACTTTATTGATCGTTTCGAACAAAACCCTGCGGTCAATGTGCAGCGCAACAGTCTTTCCACTCATATTTACGGCGATTACAGCGATGTAATGGGCGCCTTGAACAGTGAAATATTAGCGGTAATCGAACAGGTTCCACAGACGGTGTTTGTGATTAAACTGGTCGGTAAAGATCGAGAAAAGGCGGTAATCAATGCTTGCGAATGAAACAAACCTGCTAACCGCCGTTATCGATGCTTTTATGGCGCAATCCGGCTGGGAATGGATTGCCGCGGCCTTGGGGACACTTTATGTGATTCTGGCGGCTCGTCAATCTGTCTGGTGCTGGCCGGCGGCTTTTATCAGTACGCTGATTTATACCATGCTGTTTTGGGAAGGCCAACTGCCGATGCAGGCGATTCTGAATTTTTATTATATGGCGATGGCAGTATACGGCTATCTGCTCTGGAAACAGGTTATCCGCATCAATAAGCAAAAAGATAAAGAAGAGTTACCGGTAACCACCCGTTCATGGCGCTTTCACGCCAGCTACATTACCAGTGGTCTGGCAATCAGCTTGGCGATCGGTTACTACCTTGAAAGCTTAGGCACCAACCTACCTTATCTGGATGCGGTCGTCACGGTATTCTCGGTAATGACCACGGTGCTAATGGCTCGCAAAGTGCTGGAAAACTGGCTCTATTGGATTGTTATCGACTCTTTGGCGATTGCGCTCTACTGGCAGAGTGGTTTCTATGTGACGATTGCCATGTTCACGGTTTACCTGGTATTGGCGGTATACGGTTACAGAAGCTGGCTTGCCGCGAACAATATCGAAACACTGAATGGAGATAACGATAGCGACAACCGCTCAACGGCTAACGCCTAAACTCAAGCAGTAACCGCATATAAATGACGAGTTAACACAGCAAAACTAGTCAAAAAAGTGCGGTTGCTGCATCCATCTCTGGTAATCCTCTTCACCCAGCACATTCATCAAATACAACACCGTACGATAAACCTGCCTGACATTTTTCAATGCTGGAACCGCCATATCCGATTTGGCGCTATAGACACTGATAAAACGCTCCAACTCGATTTTATCGAGCAAATACTCAAGAATGACGAAATCGAATTCAACCGGTGCGGCGACAAACGCATCCAAATCGTAAATACCGCTCAAACTGCCGTTATCCACCGCCAATTGATCCCAACGCAAATCCATCATCAACGGCACGACACGCTCGATAGCAATACTATCAAGCTGCTCAATCAAAGCCTGCTGGGTATCGATATCGATTGACTCGACATCCATCACATAAAACAGCTTCATTAATCTCATGCGCCAGTTCTGCTCACTAAACAGGGCAAGCGATCCAGCCGTTTCCTGCTGCAAACGCCCTACCTGAGCAAATTCATTTTGATGCAATAAGGCCAATAATTCGGCCAACTGTTCAATCATGAAAACATTTTTATTCTCAGCCACCTGCCCACCTAACTCGGCAAACAAGGCAAAAGCGTAGGCCTCATTTTCGGCGGTTTGGTGACAATGCGGAACCTCGATAGCGCTGGTTGCGGTAAATTCTTTAAGCAATTGTG
Above is a window of Thiomicrorhabdus sediminis DNA encoding:
- a CDS encoding TonB-dependent receptor, translating into MNSKLNPITIALLGVVYSAQSFAETSLNDITIGADLFESTQQDMPASVEVLTQDELQDQGANHFDDVLLKTPNVNFSGQSSRARHIQIRGMGERDEYTGAPNSSVGFAVDDIDFSGIGMTGNVFDTKQVEVLRGPQNTRYGQSAIGGLINIQTNDPTPYRESMIEASAGDDSLREFGLMTSGPINNEKDAAQYRFVMFKHQSDGFRHNETLGRSDTNGRDELTLRGKLRLFPNQHTTVDITALHADLNNGYDAWARDNSFTTLTNQPGEDDQLSNAASVKVVSTANPNFVLTSKTAIAGSTMRYSYDEDWTAALSGTYLNDKTRQTYSQELRFSSTETSKIGGNTDWLAGLYASKLDEKNQTEYWGSSSTDFSITKLSGFGQLDVAINDKTTVSTSLRVENNNNAFSNSNGEYYAPNETLWGASLSYSHRYNDKYSAYTSVTRGFKAGGFNPGQPSGTPSQYLSYDAETLINYEIGLKSHFAAIGLNSNITAFYMDRHNPQIDGYTYDPNSGTNWVFYTENFDSASSYGIEADFNWQVSERFTTFGSMGLMQTDVNGTPLNSGFSISNRALPHSPNYQINLGAKYRSSQGFYAQADITAVDKFYFDTTHNDQSNAYKVVNARIGYEANDYEVYLWAKNLTDERYATRGFYFDFNAPYTNPSEYERLGDPRQIGLTARVYF
- a CDS encoding YkoF family thiamine/hydroxymethylpyrimidine-binding protein, which translates into the protein MKVSVDISMYPLIDDYCQPIIDFIDRFEQNPAVNVQRNSLSTHIYGDYSDVMGALNSEILAVIEQVPQTVFVIKLVGKDREKAVINACE
- the pnuC gene encoding nicotinamide riboside transporter PnuC; amino-acid sequence: MLANETNLLTAVIDAFMAQSGWEWIAAALGTLYVILAARQSVWCWPAAFISTLIYTMLFWEGQLPMQAILNFYYMAMAVYGYLLWKQVIRINKQKDKEELPVTTRSWRFHASYITSGLAISLAIGYYLESLGTNLPYLDAVVTVFSVMTTVLMARKVLENWLYWIVIDSLAIALYWQSGFYVTIAMFTVYLVLAVYGYRSWLAANNIETLNGDNDSDNRSTANA
- a CDS encoding phosphotransferase; amino-acid sequence: MSKSDRHTIASVTSEIGISAEHWPLLDELQLEPKLVPRFADSSCDIWPVLHTPTDQRLFIKRVAKQESPSPFWQVMGHLFEQHLADAIVGSDELSQLLKEFTATSAIEVPHCHQTAENEAYAFALFAELGGQVAENKNVFMIEQLAELLALLHQNEFAQVGRLQQETAGSLALFSEQNWRMRLMKLFYVMDVESIDIDTQQALIEQLDSIAIERVVPLMMDLRWDQLAVDNGSLSGIYDLDAFVAAPVEFDFVILEYLLDKIELERFISVYSAKSDMAVPALKNVRQVYRTVLYLMNVLGEEDYQRWMQQPHFFD